The sequence TTTCCCAAGCTCCCTGGCTTAACTCCTGGGACGTTATTAAGCTTTGCTTTTAATAGGTCTGAGGAATTATTGTCAATTACTAAATACTTTCTATTTTCTCCCCAATCAAAATGCCCTTTTGCTGAAGCAAGCGTTAAAGCACAACCAAGCCCAGCAGGACCACCGCCTACAATAATCACATCGTATTTTTCCATTTCTTACCTCCTATTATGAAATTTTTACACTATAATAGTTTACAATATACATTTATACACAGACTATGAGCAATATTACTTTCGTGGTTTTAATCTAATTGACTGTTCTAAAAATCAAGATTGTCATTCTAAGTGAAGCGAAGAATCTCTTTCTTTCTTTTCAAGTCAAAAAATCAAAAAAGAGAACCTTTGGTCTTCGATCTCAGAATAGTAAGGAAAGGTAAATTTACGAAATTTTGGGACACCCTCTATTCTTACACTTGCCAGATTTCTAATTTGTCCTTCTATTCAATCTTGGCATCTGTTTAGAAAATCAAAATCAGAAAGAGTTTACAAAATCCTTAGAGAATATTGGCTAAGAAGAATCACGATTATTATGATGCTTAAAATTGTTCTTGGAAAAAAGGAAAGCTTATAGTAGATAGTACTATAATTGAAGTAGCAAGATTAAGCAGAGCAAAAACTGAAAAGATAAAAAGAGTTTCAGGAAAAAGATATTGGGTAAAAAGAAAGAGGAAAATATACAGCGAGCATTTGAAGAAAGAGATAGAAGATGAAAGTGTTTACTATGGACTTTTGGTTATGGTGGTTTCATCCAGCAAGCTATCATGAAGTAAAGTCGTTAAGAATAAGACATAAAACGAGTAAATGGTTTAGATTTTTGTTGCTTATCTATATACATATGCTATTTGTTATAGCTTTTTTAGAAAAAGTAAGCTATGGAGGTAATTTCTCACCCGAAGTATTATAATAAATAATCTTCTAATCTAACGAATCTATAACCTTTCTGCTTTAAAATTCTAACGATCTCAGGCAATGCTTCGCCTGTTTTGTAGCCTCTACCATTTGCATGGAATATTAAAATAGAACCAGGTTTTGTATTTCTTATCACATGGGCTATCAACATTTCCTTTGTTATTTTTTTATCCGGGTCGCCACTTGGAAAAGTCCAATGAACAACTTTATACCCTAAACTTTCTACTAATCGTAGAGCTTTTTCATCATAATTACCGGCAGGAAACCTAAAATACTTTGGTTTAACTCCAGTTAACCTAATGATTAAATCTTCATTTTTCAGTACATCTTCTTTAATCTCTTCTTCGCTTAAAAGGTCCATATGATTGTTATGACTGTAAGAATGATTTTGAATCGAGACCAAACCGGTATTATAAAGATTTTTTAAATCCTGAAAATTTCTTTCAATAAACTTCCCACTTACAAACAGCGTGAAAGGAATTTTTTGAGAAACTAAAAAATCAATTATTTTATAGTCTAAATATGATGGTGTTTTGGTCTCACAAGCATCAAATGTAAGAGCAACAACTTTATCATCTGTTTTTAACGTTGTGATCACTTCAGCATTTGAGATTAGGAACGAAGATATCAAAAATAATAAGATGAATGTTATTTTTTTCATAATCGAAAAATTATAACACAAGTGAAAATGGTTGTATAATAAATTTAAAATAATGTAGGAGGATTAAAAGTGTCAGCACATAGTGATAAAGTAAGCTTAAGTAATGTTATTCGAGCCATAGGGACAGTTTTTGGTGATATTGGAACAAGCCCACTTTATACCTTTGCTGTCATAGTTTTAATAACAAAGCCAAAACCGGATGAAATTCTTGGTATAGCATCGTTAATGATATGGACGTTAATATTGATTCCAACAGTCCAGTACGCTTGGTTTGCGATGAATCTTAGTTTAAGAGGTGAGGGTAGTATTATAGTTTTAGGAGAAATTGCCCAGTCCTTGACTAAAAATCCTAAGATAAGACTAATCCATCGTGCTCTAACCATAGTTGGTATTGGGTTTTTACTTGGAGATGGAATTATTACGCCCGCCATAACTATTTTAAGCTCAACAGAAGGTTTAAGGTTAATTCATGGTTTGGAAGGTTTAAGCCAGGAAGCTATTTTAGGTATAGCTATTTTCATAACAACAATGTTGTTTCTTGCTCAAAAATATGGAACAGGAAAAATTGGTATAGCTTTTGGACCAATAATGACTTTATATTTTATAACCATTGCGTCAATAGGAATTTATTACATCTTACATAATCCAATAGTCTTAAAAGCTTTTAATCCATTAGAAGCTATAAATTTTATTTCTAACCATCCATTTGTTGCCTTTTTGGCTTTGTCTGAAATTATTCTTGTTGCAACAGGTGGAGAGGCAATGTATGCAGATATGGGACATATCGGTAAAAATGCAATAAGAACAGCTTGGGTCTTTGTATTTTTTGCAGTAGTTATGAACTACTTAGGTCAAGCCTCTATACTTTTAGGAAACATAGAAGAAGATAATCCATTTTTCCACGGAGCTAATTTGTTGCTTGGAAATGATTTATACATTCTTTTCTTAATTTTAATAACAATTGCCGGCATTATTGCATCTCAAGCACTTATAAGCGGTGTATTCTCTCTAATTTTTCAATCAATCAACGCAAGGTTGGTTCCATTACTTCTTGTTAGACATACCTCAACAGAAATAAGTACGCAAATATATATACCAATAGTTAATCTTTTCTTATTTATCGGCGTCCTTATTATGTTTTTCATTTTTAGGGAATCAGAAAAGATGGCATCAGCTTATGGTTTAGCTGTAAATATTGATATGGTAATCACAAGCTTATTTTTAATCTATATCTATTTTAATTTGAAAAAATACGGCTATTTCTTAGGAAGTATATTGCTGTTATTTATAGATTTAACATTCTTAGCATCAAATACATTAAAGATTCCTCACGGTGCTTATTGGCCTATTTTATTTGCGATTCCGCCTATATTTATCATTTCGCTTTATGTAATAGGTCAAAGTAGAATTGGTAAAGTCGGTAAATTTATGCCAAAAGAAAGCTTTATTGAGAATTTCAATAAAATCTATCCTAAAAAATGTCATATAAAAGGTTCAGCAGTATTTCTTATTAAAAGCACTGAGAGAATTCCACCTTATATTGTTGAAACAATGATTAAGCATGGCATAGTTTATGAAGAAAATATTTTCCTTTCCCTTAAAAAATTAGACCAACCTTTTGGTATTAGAAGCTATTTTGCAGAAGATCTGTGTCCGGGCATTAAATACGCAGTTATAGAATATGGATACCAAGAGATTGTAAACGTTGAAAAAGAGCTTAGAAATTTAGATATAAATGAAAGGGTTGTTTTCTATGGTGTAGACAATGTTTACTCTGATAATATTATTTGGAAAATCTTTGGTTTAATAAAAAGATTATTCTCTAACTTTGCAGAATTTTATAAACTACCGGCTCAAAAAGTTCATGGTGTTGTTGTTAGGGTTGAAATATAAAGAGGAGAAACAATGAGAGCATTAGCAATTAGACATGTAAAGATAGAACATTTAGGGCTGATTGAAAATTATTTAAAAGAAAAAAATTTTGAGATTGATTATGTAGATACATCGGAAGGTCAACTTTTAAAAAGAGAATTAGATGAGTATCAGTTTATTGTCGTTCTTGGCGGTTACATGGGTGCTTATGAAGAAAGTAAGTATCCATTTTTAAGTTATGAGTTTAAAATAATGGAACAAGCTTTAAAGAAAGAGATACCTTTACTTGGAATTTGTCTTGGGTGTCAGATGCTTGCAAAGGTTTTAGGTTCAAAAGTTTATAAAGGAGAAAATGGAAAAGAGATAGGCTTTTATGACATTAAAAAAGTTTCTGACAATAAAATTTTTGAAGGGTTTCCGGAATTTTTTAAAGCTTTTCAATGGCATGGAGATACCTTTGATTTACCCAAGGATGCACAGCTGATTTTTAGCAACGATCTATACACAAACCAAGGATTTATTTATAAAAATGCAGTAGGACTACAGTTTCATATAGAAGTTTCACAAAATATGATAAAACAATGGATGCAAGAATATAAAGACGAGGTTTTAGAAGAAAAATTAAATCCTGATGAGATAATCAAAGATGCTGAGATTTATATTCCCAATTTAAAGACGTATCTGTATGATTTTTTAGACAGATTTTTGAGTAATAGGAGATAAAATGATAGAATTTCAATATTTTGAAGGCTGTCCCAATGCAGATGAAACTCTTAAAAATCTAATGTCTTTAAAAGACGAAGGGTTTATTTCAGAAGAGATTAAAATAATTAATGTAGAAAGTCCTGAAAAAGCAAAGGAGTTAAATTTCCAAGGCTCGCCAACTATTTTATACAATGGATACGATATTTACACGATGGAAAAACCGGAAGGGTTCACTTACAACTGCAGAGTTTACTTTATAAACAGCTTTCCAACAGGCGTTTTACCTAAGGAATTTATAAAAGAAAGAATAAAAATTTTGAAAGAGAAAAATCATGCTTGAAGGGAAAAGATTATTAGTTGGAGTATGTGGTTCAATAGCAAGCTATAAAGCTTACGAGATAGTGAGACATTTTCAGAAAAAAGGAATGGAAGTTAGAGTCTGTATTACACCAGAAGCAGAAGATTTTGTTGGAAGGCTTACATTTCAAGCATTAACAAACGGTGAAGTTTATTCTTCTTGGAAAGATGGTAAAACAGGATTAGAGCATATTTATGTGGCAAGATGGGCGGATGTTTTTTTAATAGCACCGGCAACAGCAAACACTATAGCAAAGCTTGCCAGCGGCATAGCAGACAACTTTTTAACCTCCACAGCTTTAGCTTATGATAAACCATTAGTAATAGCACCGGCAATGAACACGAAAATGTTAGAAAATCCTATAACCCAAAAGAATATAAATATTCTAAAAGAAAAAGGAGATATTTTTGTAAATCCATGCGAAGGATTGTTAGCCTGTGGAGAAGAAGGAAGCGGAAAGCTTGCTGATTTAGAAGATATAGAGCTTGCAGTAAAATATGCATTATATCCAAAATTCTTAAAAGGTAAAAAAGTATTAATTACAGCAGGAGCTACAAGAGAATTTTTTGACCCTATTAGATACATATCAAACGCATCTTCAGGACAAATGGGATATAGCCTTGCGAAGGAAGCTTACGCATTTGGAAGTCAAGTCACTTTAATCTCTGCACCAACATGCTTGAAACTGCCTTCACAAATCAAGAAAATAAATGTAGTATCTGCAACTGATATGTTTGAAGCTATAAAAAATATTTACCAAGACTTTGATATAATCATAATGAATGCAGCGGTTGCAGACTTTAGACCAAAAGCTTACAGTGAAAATAAACTTAAAAAAACAAAAGAAAATCCTACAGTAGAATTACAGCCAAATCCGGATATCCTTAAATTCTTAGGAGAAAACAAAAGAGAAAATCAAATTTTAATAGGATTTGCTGCAGAGAGTGAAAATATTTTTGAAAATGCAATAGAAAAATTAAAAAGAAAAAATCTTGATGTAATCATTGCCAATCCTGTTAAAGTGTTTAGCAAAGATATATATGAAGGCTATATAATCTTTAAAGACGGCAGAAAAATAGAGGTTAAGACAGAAAGTAAAGAAAAGGCATCGTATTTAATTTTAGATAGCATTTTTAATAAATCAGAAAGTGAGTTAGAATAGTTAGTCCAAACTGCTACCGAGAATGAATAAAGTTTTTATAAGTTTACTTTTTTGTCATCAAATACTTGACAGCTTTTTATTCAATTATTTTTATTGACCTGGAGCAGATAGAATTATATTTTCAATTTCATCATTTGAATTGTTTTGCTCTTTAAGAATAACATTTTCCATATTTTCACCTTTTATCTCTTTATCTTTATTCGAACGCTTTTCAGAAATGTTTGATTTTTCATAATCCAAAAATTCCTTTTTACTGATTTTTGCTTCAACTTTATAGTAATTCTGCATGTCGTCTATCTCTTGTTGTGGTTCATAGTTCTTGTATTCAACTCCTAAATTTTTAGCAATTAAGCTTGCAAAGTATTTAGCGCCTTTGTTATTTAGATGGACCTTGTCATTTACAAATAACTCTTCTTTTCCTCTGCTATAACCGTACCAATCTATGATTTTAACATTCTTATATTCTGATGCAATTTCCTTAAATGTATTGTTAACCTGATTTTGCCATGGTCTTGGAACTTTTACAGTAATTAAGTATATTTCTTTATCTTTAAGTCTTTCTATAACATCCTCTAAATCTTTTTTACTAACATAACCATTATTGCCAAGAGCAATGACAATTTTGTTATACTTATCTAACTTTCCGCTTTCTAATAAAGAATAAATTTCTTTAAACTGTCTTCCTACTTTAGCATCTATGTATGCATTTTTTAAAAAATCTTGAACATACTTTGATGCACCAAGTAAAACAGAATCTCCTATTAAGATTACTTCACCATTTGAATTTCCAACTTCAATATTTTTTATCTCTTCCAAAGGATTTTCTTCGTTTTCCTTAGTATTATCTTTTTGAGATTTTTTATCTAAACTGCTGACATTTATCTCTTCAGATACAACTTTATCATTACTTATAGACAAAAATGCAGCTTTTTCTACATTTTTCTCTTTAGCAAGATTTGTGTCTGTAGAAAAGGATAAATAACCGAAAACCAAACCTAATAAAACAGAGCTGATAGAGAGATTTAAAACAACTTTCAAATCATACAAACTCAGGAAATTTAACCTTCTAAAAGGTTCTTCAATAAGAAGATAACTAATGTTTGAGATTAAAAAGCTTAAAATAAAACCTAAAATTACAGCTTCTTGAATATTTTTCCCATAAAACAAACTTAAAAAAGAAAATATTGGAAAATGCCAAAGATATAATGAATAGCTTCTTACACCTATATAGGAAAGTGGATAAAAAGATAGTAATTTATCAAAAAATTCCGATTTTAACACCGACAATATAAGCAAAGCTGAAATAATTGAAACTACTAAAAATCCAAACGGATACATATAACTTTCGTAATTGTTAAGTAATAAAAAGGATGCCAATAAAAGAATTAAAGAAATAATTCCTATAGTTAAAAATATCCAATTTCTTTTTTCAATCTTATTTTCAGCTAAGGCTAAAAGTGAGCCAATCATAAAAGAATAGAATCTAGTATCTGTTCCAAAATAGACTCTATCTATGTTTTCATACATTTTATAAAACACGTACATTTCTAATACTGAAAATGAAGCAAACATAATTGTAAATATTAATGCGACTGTCTTGCTAAACCTAAGCAGAATTAAAAATACAGCGCTCCAAATTAAATAATACTGCCATTCTATTGATAACGACCAAAAATGAAGATTAAATAAAGTTTCTTGAAATCTCTCAAAATATGGAACTTCTCTTATTATTAGCCACCAGTTATAAACATTTAAAGAGCCAAAAAGTAATTCATTTAGGAGATTTTTTAGTTTTTCTGGAAAAAATAGATGAATAAAAGATATTTCAATAATAGAAAGAAGTATAAAAGCTGGAAATAATCTTAAAAATCTTGATTTTAAAAAGTCTAAATAAACTTCAGAGAAATTGTTTAATTTTTTATTCTTTACTATCAATGACTTTGTGATCAAAAAGCCTGACAATACAAAAAAAGACTCTACAGCTAAAAATCCACCGTTAAACTTGGATAAATTCTCGGGTGAAAAAACTAAAAAAGCATGAAATACAATTACAGAAAGGACTAAAATTCCTCTAAAACCATCTAAACCGTCAATCTTAGTTAGCGTGTTCATGTGTATACTTGTATATTAACAATGAAAATAGATAACTACCCATGTCTGTTAGATGGTAACCGTCTTTTCTAAAACATTCTGGGATATCATCTCTTGAACATATTACGTTGCTTAATGTTTTCCAATCGATTATTATAATATTGGGTCTTAATCTTTTTAGCTCTTCGTAAGTATTATTAACATCTGATTCCCACCAACGAGGAACTTTTGTATTTACAAAAACTACTTTTTTATTTCTACTTTGTAGATAATCTATAACTTTTAACCCATCTTCTACTGAAAAATATCCGTTTGTCCCTAATGCTATCACTACTATATCCTTTAGCAATCCTTTGCTTTCTAAATCTAATATTCTATCCATTGCTTCTTGAAATTTCCTTCCTACTTTTGCATCTATTACAGCATTTGGAATATAGTATCTAATATACTTTTCGGCACCAACGGTTAAACTATCACCAATAATGGTTATTTCTTCTGCAAAAGCTATGTTTATAACTGCTAAAACACCAAAAATAAGTTTTTTTAGCACCTTGCCCCTCGGTTTCTAAACATTACTGTATTTTGAGCATGAAATTTAACACATTTACTTCTAAACTTATATAAATGCATTACCTTGAAAGCTTTAGCCCGACAGATCGCATTTTAAAAATTCTAATAACATGGTTTTAATGTCATATTGAACTTATATATCTTTATTATATAATATCTCTGACTTAATTTTCTATTATTTTAAAATCTTAGCGAGGTCTTCATGGAAAAAGTTAAAGAAGAGATAAAATGTCCGATATGTAATGATATCGGCTGGATTTTTAAAGATAATGAAGTTGTTAGGTGCGAATGTCAGCTTTTTAAAAATACAGAAAAATTAAATAAAGCTCTTAATATTCCAAAAAAATATTACCATGCAAACCTTGATAATTTCATCCCAAATCATCCTTCACATCATGTTATTTTAACAAAGATTAAAGAATATATTTATAGTGATGATTATTTAGAAGGAAAAGGAATTTTCTTCTATGGAAAGCATGGCGTAGGAAAAACACATTTGGCAGTTAGTATTTTAAAAGAGTTTTATTTTAAAAGAGGCATTACAGGTTTGTTTTATGATACAAGAATACTATTATACGATTTAAAATCTACGTTTGAAGGAAGTAGTAGTACAAGATATCTTTTAGATAGTGTGATAAAAGCTCCAATTTTGGTTTTAGATGATTTGGCAAGTGA comes from Sulfurihydrogenibium sp. and encodes:
- a CDS encoding polysaccharide deacetylase family protein; translated protein: MKKITFILLFLISSFLISNAEVITTLKTDDKVVALTFDACETKTPSYLDYKIIDFLVSQKIPFTLFVSGKFIERNFQDLKNLYNTGLVSIQNHSYSHNNHMDLLSEEEIKEDVLKNEDLIIRLTGVKPKYFRFPAGNYDEKALRLVESLGYKVVHWTFPSGDPDKKITKEMLIAHVIRNTKPGSILIFHANGRGYKTGEALPEIVRILKQKGYRFVRLEDYLL
- a CDS encoding KUP/HAK/KT family potassium transporter — encoded protein: MSAHSDKVSLSNVIRAIGTVFGDIGTSPLYTFAVIVLITKPKPDEILGIASLMIWTLILIPTVQYAWFAMNLSLRGEGSIIVLGEIAQSLTKNPKIRLIHRALTIVGIGFLLGDGIITPAITILSSTEGLRLIHGLEGLSQEAILGIAIFITTMLFLAQKYGTGKIGIAFGPIMTLYFITIASIGIYYILHNPIVLKAFNPLEAINFISNHPFVAFLALSEIILVATGGEAMYADMGHIGKNAIRTAWVFVFFAVVMNYLGQASILLGNIEEDNPFFHGANLLLGNDLYILFLILITIAGIIASQALISGVFSLIFQSINARLVPLLLVRHTSTEISTQIYIPIVNLFLFIGVLIMFFIFRESEKMASAYGLAVNIDMVITSLFLIYIYFNLKKYGYFLGSILLLFIDLTFLASNTLKIPHGAYWPILFAIPPIFIISLYVIGQSRIGKVGKFMPKESFIENFNKIYPKKCHIKGSAVFLIKSTERIPPYIVETMIKHGIVYEENIFLSLKKLDQPFGIRSYFAEDLCPGIKYAVIEYGYQEIVNVEKELRNLDINERVVFYGVDNVYSDNIIWKIFGLIKRLFSNFAEFYKLPAQKVHGVVVRVEI
- a CDS encoding type 1 glutamine amidotransferase, whose protein sequence is MRALAIRHVKIEHLGLIENYLKEKNFEIDYVDTSEGQLLKRELDEYQFIVVLGGYMGAYEESKYPFLSYEFKIMEQALKKEIPLLGICLGCQMLAKVLGSKVYKGENGKEIGFYDIKKVSDNKIFEGFPEFFKAFQWHGDTFDLPKDAQLIFSNDLYTNQGFIYKNAVGLQFHIEVSQNMIKQWMQEYKDEVLEEKLNPDEIIKDAEIYIPNLKTYLYDFLDRFLSNRR
- a CDS encoding alkylmercury lyase — encoded protein: MIEFQYFEGCPNADETLKNLMSLKDEGFISEEIKIINVESPEKAKELNFQGSPTILYNGYDIYTMEKPEGFTYNCRVYFINSFPTGVLPKEFIKERIKILKEKNHA
- the coaBC gene encoding bifunctional phosphopantothenoylcysteine decarboxylase/phosphopantothenate--cysteine ligase CoaBC, whose amino-acid sequence is MLEGKRLLVGVCGSIASYKAYEIVRHFQKKGMEVRVCITPEAEDFVGRLTFQALTNGEVYSSWKDGKTGLEHIYVARWADVFLIAPATANTIAKLASGIADNFLTSTALAYDKPLVIAPAMNTKMLENPITQKNINILKEKGDIFVNPCEGLLACGEEGSGKLADLEDIELAVKYALYPKFLKGKKVLITAGATREFFDPIRYISNASSGQMGYSLAKEAYAFGSQVTLISAPTCLKLPSQIKKINVVSATDMFEAIKNIYQDFDIIIMNAAVADFRPKAYSENKLKKTKENPTVELQPNPDILKFLGENKRENQILIGFAAESENIFENAIEKLKRKNLDVIIANPVKVFSKDIYEGYIIFKDGRKIEVKTESKEKASYLILDSIFNKSESELE
- a CDS encoding acyltransferase family protein, coding for MNTLTKIDGLDGFRGILVLSVIVFHAFLVFSPENLSKFNGGFLAVESFFVLSGFLITKSLIVKNKKLNNFSEVYLDFLKSRFLRLFPAFILLSIIEISFIHLFFPEKLKNLLNELLFGSLNVYNWWLIIREVPYFERFQETLFNLHFWSLSIEWQYYLIWSAVFLILLRFSKTVALIFTIMFASFSVLEMYVFYKMYENIDRVYFGTDTRFYSFMIGSLLALAENKIEKRNWIFLTIGIISLILLLASFLLLNNYESYMYPFGFLVVSIISALLILSVLKSEFFDKLLSFYPLSYIGVRSYSLYLWHFPIFSFLSLFYGKNIQEAVILGFILSFLISNISYLLIEEPFRRLNFLSLYDLKVVLNLSISSVLLGLVFGYLSFSTDTNLAKEKNVEKAAFLSISNDKVVSEEINVSSLDKKSQKDNTKENEENPLEEIKNIEVGNSNGEVILIGDSVLLGASKYVQDFLKNAYIDAKVGRQFKEIYSLLESGKLDKYNKIVIALGNNGYVSKKDLEDVIERLKDKEIYLITVKVPRPWQNQVNNTFKEIASEYKNVKIIDWYGYSRGKEELFVNDKVHLNNKGAKYFASLIAKNLGVEYKNYEPQQEIDDMQNYYKVEAKISKKEFLDYEKSNISEKRSNKDKEIKGENMENVILKEQNNSNDEIENIILSAPGQ
- a CDS encoding acyltransferase, encoding MLKKLIFGVLAVINIAFAEEITIIGDSLTVGAEKYIRYYIPNAVIDAKVGRKFQEAMDRILDLESKGLLKDIVVIALGTNGYFSVEDGLKVIDYLQSRNKKVVFVNTKVPRWWESDVNNTYEELKRLRPNIIIIDWKTLSNVICSRDDIPECFRKDGYHLTDMGSYLFSLLIYKYTHEHAN
- a CDS encoding ATP-binding protein — its product is MEKVKEEIKCPICNDIGWIFKDNEVVRCECQLFKNTEKLNKALNIPKKYYHANLDNFIPNHPSHHVILTKIKEYIYSDDYLEGKGIFFYGKHGVGKTHLAVSILKEFYFKRGITGLFYDTRILLYDLKSTFEGSSSTRYLLDSVIKAPILVLDDLASERLTDWAKDILHYIIISRYNDKLPVIITSNISLDEEDEIEIVDSIESKFGKGIASRLNEICIPIKVEGEDQRKSPFKEFWKGGKK